The following are encoded together in the Dyella terrae genome:
- a CDS encoding PAS domain S-box protein, whose product MDATAPTPKVDRHQLEQLIAGLAEGVVLIDPDRSIVWANERALAMHGVDAVAELGTQASEYQEKFILTYRNHHGLKPEQYPIERVLDGQLFSDVVVEVTKPDDPDFFRIHQVRSLVLTDAKGSHESLVLIIQDLSAQFSAQDRFERAFNANPAPALICQLSSLQYIKVNQGFLEMTTYDRDAVLGHSIYELDVLDSADDRDEAIQYLQEWRTISQREAVLKLPEKDTEKSVIVAGQPIEIEEEKCMLFTFIDLDPRKKAETSLVQSEERFSKAFRLAPVPMMVCGLPELRILEVNAAFLAGMGYAAEEVAGTSLSELGLWKAEKHHRSLLNKLGAGDVIRNLEVSLQTISGTTMDCLFSTETVLIQGEECVLCVMQDITERKRSETDLVEAIDAVMKDASWFTQSVMEKLAQVRGGGKRSDVALGLADLTPREREVLTLICKGNDDESMAATLKLSRNTVRNHIATLYGKIGVNRRSAAVVWGRDRGVVSY is encoded by the coding sequence ATGGATGCAACGGCCCCCACACCAAAAGTTGATCGTCATCAGCTAGAGCAACTCATCGCCGGACTGGCCGAGGGTGTTGTGCTGATCGATCCGGATCGGTCAATCGTCTGGGCAAACGAGAGAGCGCTTGCGATGCACGGTGTCGATGCCGTGGCAGAACTCGGTACTCAAGCGAGCGAGTACCAAGAGAAGTTCATCCTGACGTATCGAAACCACCACGGGCTAAAGCCAGAACAGTATCCAATCGAGCGTGTGCTCGATGGCCAACTATTTTCCGATGTCGTGGTGGAGGTGACGAAACCGGATGATCCCGATTTCTTCCGGATCCACCAAGTGCGGAGTCTCGTTCTCACTGACGCCAAGGGATCCCATGAATCTTTGGTCCTGATCATCCAGGATCTGTCGGCGCAATTTAGCGCCCAGGATCGCTTTGAGCGCGCATTCAACGCCAACCCTGCGCCAGCATTGATATGTCAGCTATCGAGTCTGCAGTACATCAAGGTCAATCAAGGCTTCCTGGAGATGACCACATATGACCGAGATGCGGTACTCGGTCACTCCATCTACGAATTGGACGTACTCGATAGCGCCGATGACCGCGACGAAGCCATTCAATACCTGCAGGAATGGCGAACCATTTCCCAGCGGGAGGCCGTGCTGAAGCTACCCGAAAAGGATACGGAGAAATCTGTGATCGTGGCCGGCCAGCCGATTGAGATTGAGGAAGAGAAATGCATGCTCTTCACTTTTATCGATCTTGATCCGCGCAAGAAGGCGGAAACGTCTTTAGTCCAGAGCGAAGAACGCTTCTCCAAGGCGTTTCGTCTTGCTCCTGTCCCCATGATGGTATGTGGACTGCCTGAGTTACGCATCCTTGAAGTCAACGCTGCATTTTTGGCGGGAATGGGCTACGCGGCGGAAGAGGTCGCTGGCACGTCCTTGAGTGAATTAGGCCTATGGAAGGCTGAGAAGCATCATCGTTCGCTCTTGAACAAGCTAGGCGCTGGTGACGTTATCCGGAATCTGGAGGTGTCCTTACAAACCATATCCGGGACCACCATGGATTGCCTTTTTTCCACCGAAACGGTGCTGATTCAAGGCGAAGAATGCGTGCTTTGCGTCATGCAAGACATCACTGAACGAAAGCGGTCGGAAACGGATCTGGTAGAAGCGATTGATGCCGTCATGAAGGATGCGTCTTGGTTTACGCAAAGTGTGATGGAGAAATTGGCCCAAGTGCGAGGTGGCGGAAAGAGAAGCGACGTGGCGCTCGGGTTAGCAGATTTGACGCCGCGTGAACGCGAGGTTCTCACGCTGATCTGCAAGGGTAACGATGACGAAAGCATGGCGGCTACGCTCAAACTATCGCGCAATACAGTGCGCAATCACATAGCGACACTGTACGGAAAAATTGGCGTGAATCGGCGTAGTGCTGCGGTGGTTTGGGGGCGGGACCGGGGTGTTGTCAGCTACTAG
- a CDS encoding BON domain-containing protein: MRPLFTLSSLTLASLLLLGSALDRHQVTYAQPQDASRADSSQPTTDTWITTKVKAELATTDGIKSTDISVATLNGNVSLTGVVASDVVVKKAVAVARSVKGVTAVDSSGLKVSN, encoded by the coding sequence ATGCGCCCCTTATTCACCCTATCGTCACTGACATTAGCAAGTCTTTTGTTACTGGGAAGCGCGCTGGATCGTCACCAGGTGACGTATGCGCAACCTCAAGACGCCAGTCGGGCGGATTCAAGCCAACCCACCACGGATACGTGGATTACCACCAAAGTGAAAGCGGAGTTGGCGACCACTGACGGGATCAAGAGCACCGACATTTCCGTCGCAACACTGAACGGCAACGTCAGTCTCACGGGTGTGGTCGCAAGCGATGTAGTGGTGAAGAAGGCCGTGGCCGTCGCCCGCAGCGTCAAGGGTGTGACCGCCGTGGATTCCTCTGGCCTTAAGGTCAGCAACTAG
- a CDS encoding CsbD family protein — MNDDKIKGQWKQLSGKIKEKWGKLTDDDMKVAEGNTEYLSGKLQERYGIAKEEAQKQIHEFDKTL, encoded by the coding sequence ATGAACGATGACAAGATCAAGGGTCAGTGGAAACAGCTGAGTGGCAAGATCAAGGAAAAGTGGGGCAAGCTGACTGATGACGATATGAAGGTGGCCGAAGGCAACACCGAGTATCTCTCTGGAAAGCTGCAAGAGCGCTATGGCATAGCCAAGGAAGAGGCGCAAAAGCAGATCCATGAGTTTGACAAGACCCTGTGA
- a CDS encoding DUF1328 domain-containing protein — translation MLYWAIVFFVIAIIAGVFGFTGIAVGAASIAKIIFMVFIVLFIISLVFGNVRRGGPRL, via the coding sequence ATGCTCTATTGGGCCATTGTGTTCTTCGTTATTGCCATCATCGCCGGTGTCTTCGGCTTCACTGGTATCGCCGTCGGCGCTGCCAGCATAGCCAAGATCATCTTCATGGTTTTTATTGTGCTTTTTATTATCTCGCTGGTTTTTGGCAACGTTCGCCGCGGTGGCCCACGGCTTTAA
- a CDS encoding acyltransferase family protein — MNAVLKRLASVDALRGCTVALMLLVNDPGDWAHVYWPLEHAEWNGCTPTDLVFPFFLFVVGVSIALATGPRVEQGADRSALASAALKRAARILLLGVAINVLAWLIMPGAHLRFPGVLQRIGVCFAGAAPFAIYTKPRVQWATIAVLLLGYWGLLLAGGTLEPFANIVSRTDFAIFGHTVYLIDPVTGRGHDPEGLLGCLPSLATSLLGLRAGQWLREENMKALTFSGIVWLLLGFGWSLVLPLNKNLWTSSFVLWATGWATIALVVFHMLIDQRGWPAIGRRFGVNAVAAYAGSELMQILLPGLHIQNPLYQHVFASWLTPLAGPYVASLAFAVVFVAVWWVIVYVMDRRKIYLKL, encoded by the coding sequence ATGAATGCCGTGCTAAAGCGCCTCGCGTCGGTCGACGCGTTGCGGGGTTGTACGGTGGCGTTGATGTTGCTGGTCAATGATCCCGGTGACTGGGCTCACGTCTATTGGCCGTTGGAACATGCGGAGTGGAACGGGTGTACGCCAACGGACTTGGTGTTCCCGTTCTTCCTGTTCGTGGTCGGCGTATCCATCGCGCTGGCTACCGGCCCGCGGGTGGAGCAGGGTGCTGACAGATCCGCGCTTGCCAGTGCGGCGCTCAAGCGCGCGGCGCGCATCCTCCTGCTTGGCGTCGCCATCAACGTGCTGGCGTGGTTGATCATGCCGGGCGCGCACCTGCGCTTCCCTGGCGTACTCCAGCGCATTGGCGTGTGCTTCGCGGGTGCTGCGCCGTTTGCGATCTACACGAAGCCACGCGTGCAGTGGGCGACCATTGCCGTGTTACTGCTCGGCTACTGGGGTTTGTTGCTGGCGGGTGGAACGCTGGAGCCGTTTGCCAACATCGTGAGCCGTACTGACTTCGCCATCTTCGGCCACACGGTTTACCTGATCGATCCGGTCACCGGACGCGGGCACGATCCAGAAGGCCTACTCGGTTGCTTGCCGTCACTGGCCACCAGTCTGCTCGGCCTGCGCGCCGGTCAGTGGCTGCGCGAGGAGAACATGAAGGCGCTGACCTTCTCCGGCATCGTCTGGCTGCTGCTCGGCTTCGGGTGGTCGCTGGTGCTGCCACTCAACAAGAATCTGTGGACGTCGTCCTTCGTGCTATGGGCCACCGGCTGGGCCACCATCGCGCTTGTGGTGTTCCACATGCTGATCGATCAACGCGGCTGGCCGGCCATTGGCCGCCGCTTCGGCGTCAACGCCGTCGCAGCCTACGCGGGCTCCGAACTGATGCAGATCCTGCTGCCGGGTCTGCACATCCAAAACCCGCTCTACCAGCACGTATTCGCCAGCTGGCTCACGCCCTTGGCAGGGCCATACGTCGCATCGCTGGCGTTTGCCGTGGTATTCGTCGCGGTGTGGTGGGTGATCGTCTACGTCATGGATCGCCGGAAGATCTACCTCAAACTCTGA